The proteins below come from a single Halostagnicola larsenii XH-48 genomic window:
- a CDS encoding cupin domain-containing protein, whose translation MAYTKVNYEEVDQVSSAMHFLSDPLETEQVGVTVARCDPHWKSQPHDHSENDHEEVYVLIEGEAEVIVDDEPVEMTTGDALWIPPESTRQIRNGETESAFVLVSAPSIADDDDTDGEWLLSGFAG comes from the coding sequence ATGGCATACACGAAGGTCAACTACGAAGAGGTCGACCAGGTCTCGAGTGCGATGCACTTTTTGAGCGATCCCCTGGAGACCGAGCAGGTCGGCGTGACGGTCGCCCGCTGTGATCCCCACTGGAAGAGCCAGCCACACGATCACAGCGAGAACGATCACGAGGAAGTCTACGTCCTCATCGAGGGAGAAGCGGAGGTTATCGTCGACGACGAGCCCGTCGAAATGACGACGGGCGACGCGCTGTGGATCCCACCGGAGTCGACCCGACAGATTCGCAACGGCGAGACCGAAAGCGCGTTCGTGCTCGTGAGCGCACCCTCGATCGCCGACGACGACGATACGGACGGCGAGTGGCTCCTGAGCGGCTTTGCGGGATAA